One segment of Panicum virgatum strain AP13 chromosome 1K, P.virgatum_v5, whole genome shotgun sequence DNA contains the following:
- the LOC120653616 gene encoding zinc finger BED domain-containing protein RICESLEEPER 2-like has translation MWTSNQTLGYLCVTAHYIDDEWELYKRIIKFTLVESPHDGRTMFNALLRTLQDWNIESNVFAITLDNAFVNDNFSKTLQENLVDKGQLPRKGKLFHCRCAAHVLNLIVQEGFKSISSATKNIRDSVKYVKSSQARKQRFEEIVEQVGISPGKRPPLDVVTRWNSTFLMLETALKYRKVYEALKQGDPQYLHEPSTKDWKVAKKLCNMLQPFYEATKIVSGSKYPTSSRYFHMLWEVKRELDKQSSIGDPVITTMVHGIREKMNTYWDLSYLKICIPVILDPRFKMRFLEFRLNQWFEEEAFRYSSKVEKTFRKLFAEYSAEISDPFLEKAHMIDEKVDENNPWADWGQHQSAQQMSKTNELDKYLEEETMSVGFELDILQYWKMHSGTYPTLARMARDILAVPASTVASESAFSSAGRTVSDYRSRLKNETIEALICFQDWLRSEDSAHDHIAGNIAGDELDCI, from the coding sequence ATGTGGACCTCAAACCAGACTCTAGGCTACTTGTGTGTGACTGCTCACTATATTGATGATGAGTGGGAACTTTATAAACGGATCATAAAGTTCACTCTTGTTGAGTCACCCCATGATGGTAGAACTATGTTCAATGCCTTGTTGAGAACACTTCAGGATTGGAACATTGAAAGCAATGTATTTGCAATTACATTGGACAATGCATTTGTAAATGAtaacttttcaaaaactttgcaagagaacctTGTTGATAAGGGTCAATTACCTCGCAAAGGAAAATTGTTTCATTGTCGTTGTGCTGCACATGTCTTAAATCTGATTGTTCAAGAGGGTTTCAAGTCAATCAGTAGTGCTACCAAGAACATTAGAGACAGTGTAAAGTATGTTAAGAGCTCACAAGCTCGGAAGCAAAGGTTTGAAGAAATCGTAGAGCAAGTTGGTATTTCTCCTGGGAAACGACCTCCTCTTGATGTTGTAACTCGATGGAATTCAACATTCCTAATGCTCGAGACAGCTCTGAAGTACAGGAAGGTATATGAAGCTTTAAAGCAGGGGGACCCGCAATACTTACATGAGCCTTCAACCAAGGACTGGAAGGTGGCAAAGAAGCTGTGTAACATGTTACAGCCTTTCTATGAAGCAACCAAGATAGTCTCGGGATCAAAATATCCTACTTCAAGTCGTTACTTTCATATGTTGTGGGAAGTGAAGAGAGAGCTGGACAAACAGTCTTCAATTGGTGACCCTGTGATTACAACTATGGTGCATGGGATAAGAGAAAAAATGAACACATATTGGGATCTATCCTATTTGAAAATCTGCATTCCAGTTATTCTCGATCCTCGATTTAAGATGCGCTTTCTTGAGTTCCGCTTGAACCAATGGTTTGAGGAAGAAGCATTCAGATATAGTTCTAAAGTGGAGAAGACATTTCGAAAGTTATTTGCTGAATATTCCGCAGAAATCAGTGACCCATTTCTTGAGAAGGCCCATATGATTGATGAGAAAGTTGATGAGAACAATCCATGGGCAGATTGGGGGCAGCATCAAAGTGCACAGCAAATGAGTAAAACAAATGAGTTAGACAAGTACTTAGAAGAAGAAACAATGTCAGTAGGATTTGAGCTTGATATCTTGCAGTATTGGAAGATGCACTCAGGCACTTATCCAACACTTGCACGAATGGCACGCGATATTCTAGCAGTGCCTGCATCAACAGTGGCCTCAGAATCTGCATTTTCTTCTGCAGGAAGAACTGTGAGTGACTACAGAAGTAGGTTGAAAAATGAAACAATAGAAGCTCTTATTTGCTTTCAAGACTGGTTGAGATCAGAAGATAGTGCACATGATCATA
- the LOC120698509 gene encoding uncharacterized protein LOC120698509, translating into MEREKSTLAAASAAAISVVLGDCDLLAEIFLRLGLPTDLVRAAAVCRRWLRAASDPAFLRCFRDVHPPRLLGFYLTTFSTDQRFRADFVPMLPQPPELAAVVRRGGFGLDSYVSRSTRVMDSRDCRVVVNLFRDGDFTYGVHSPLHPARGFVTFPQLPAMDGRKIYIFREIISRECGHGRLSYFWFELDYSGKEEKVTARVYKLQDDAWSLQTSATTQISRFYSSTLNVLSTFLVDDKIYMGITVHYILVLDLMSSTFSTIKYPETMAREGLNGEIMLARADCSGVCLVHVDVSEIQLHVWLHSGCDGNAGDWLLVNTISLRDLCANLKISNSTTEDDDDPDVFIHAVGDNGEFVFLQMYGCVLYLDVRSSAMQKVYGVTDRNARVSSTHPLLMAWPPVFPVLKE; encoded by the coding sequence ATGGAGAGGGAGAAATCCACCctcgcggcggcgtccgcggcggcgatcTCGGTGGTGCTCGGCGACTGCGACCTCCTCGCCGAGATCTTCCTCCGCCTTGGGCTCCCCACCGACCTcgtccgtgccgccgccgtctgcaGGCGCTGGCTCCGGGCCGCCTCCGACCCCGCCTTCCTCCGCTGCTTCCGCGACGTTCACCCGCCACGCCTCCTTGGGTTCTACCTCACCACCTTCTCCACCGACCAGAGGTTTCGCGCTGACTTCGTCCCGATGCTGCCCCAGCCCCCGGAGCTCGCCGCAGTCGTCCGCCGCGGGGGGTTCGGATTGGACTCGTACGTCAGCCGATCCACGCGCGTCATGGACTCCCGGGACTGCAGGGTTGTCGTCAACTTGTTCCGCGACGGCGACTTCACATACGGAGTGCACAGTCCGCTCCATCCAGCGAGAGGTTTCGTTACCTTCCCGCAGCTCCCGGCGATGGATGGCAGGAAAATCTACATTTTCCGTGAGATCATCTCCAGAGAATGTGGCCATGGGCGCCTGTCCTACTTCTGGTTTGAATTGGATTACAGCGGCAAGGAGGAGAAAGTGACAGCTCGCGTATATAAGTTGCAAGATGATGCCTGGAGCTTGCAAACTTCAGCTACAACACAGATTTCTAGATTTTATTCATCGACGTTGAATGTGTTGAGTACGTTCCTAGTTGATGACAAGATCTATATGGGGATCACTGTGCACTACATTCTTGTGTTGGATTTGATGTCCTCAACTTTCTCCACAATCAAGTACCCAGAGACAATGGCCAGGGAGGGGCTCAATGGAGAAATTATGTTGGCAAGGGCCGATTGTTCTGGGGTTTGCCTTGTCCATGTGGACGTGAGTGAGATCCAACTTCATGTTTGGCTTCACAGCGGTTGCGATGGCAATGCGGGGGACTGGTTGCTGGTCAATACTATTTCTTTGCGTGATTTGTGCGCTAATCTGAAGATATCAAATAGCACCactgaggatgatgatgatcccgATGTTTTCATACATGCGGTGGGGGACAATGGAGAGTTTGTGTTCTTGCAGATGTATGGATGCGTGCTCTACTTGGATGTTAGGAGTAGTGCAATGCAAAAGGTGTATGGCGTGACAGATAGGAATGCACGTGTGTCTTCGACCCATCCCTTGTTGATGGCCTGGCCTCCTGTCTTTCCTGTGCTGAAGGAATGA